The proteins below are encoded in one region of Salmo salar chromosome ssa02, Ssal_v3.1, whole genome shotgun sequence:
- the LOC106591471 gene encoding LOW QUALITY PROTEIN: dynein axonemal light chain 4 (The sequence of the model RefSeq protein was modified relative to this genomic sequence to represent the inferred CDS: inserted 2 bases in 2 codons; substituted 2 bases at 2 genomic stop codons) encodes MEGHAGRCFDASQALVGEHPVQPVGQGLKPAEVSGLAACSLGTLGNGPLDRPGRGGSLEATKEVVDPCNQPPRPAPAPALNSEGCGVGETVESKKEEADYKRLHSFPLIRVRSTDMPEEMRVEVTELCXLTCDKFPATNNEQRRXSKESMDKKFGKSXHVVIGEGLGRXHTRSGEHRSYMFFGSLAVCVWKCS; translated from the exons atggagg GACACGCTGGGCGGTGTTTCGACGCTTCCCAGGCCCTGGTTGGGGAGCACCCAGTTCAACCTGTGGGACAGGGTCTGAAGCCTGCTGAGGTATCCGGCCTGGCTGCCTGTTCCTTGGGCACACTGGGCAACGGGCCCCTGGACAGACCAGGACGTGGAGGTTCACTTGAGGCCACCAAGGAGGTTGTGGATCCCTGCAACCAGCCACCCCGgccagccccagctccagccctaaACAGTGAAGG TTGTGGGgtgggagagacagtagagagcaaGAAAGAAGAGGCAGACTACAAAAGGCTGCACAGCTTTCCTCTTAtcagggtgaggt CCACAGACATGCCAGAGGAGATGAGAGTGGAGGTGACTGAGCTCT GGTTGACATGCGACAAGTTCCCAGCCACCAACAACG agcAGCGAAGATGATCCAAGGAGTCGATGGATAAGAAGTTTGGCAAAT GGCACGTGGTGATCGGTGAGGGCTTAGGACGGTGACATACGAGGTCGGGTGAACACCGCTCTTACATGTTCTTTGGAAGCCTGGCCGTGTGTGTCTGGAAGTGCTCCTAG